Proteins encoded by one window of Lactobacillus sp. ESL0684:
- the pheS gene encoding phenylalanine--tRNA ligase subunit alpha — protein MDLFDRLKELRESGLAEIDKAKSEVKLNEVRVNLVGRKGELTEILHSMKDVAPENRREIGQRVNQLRDLFNDRLDDAKSELVKDLVEQRLKKEAIDVTLPGKQPHLGSQHPINVVLDDLEKYFIGMGYEVVQGPEIETDHYCFEMMNLPKDHPARDMQDTFYVDSEDLLRSQTSGDQARTLEKHDFAKGPLKMVGPGKVYRRDDDDATHSHQFMQMEGLVVDRNITMGDLKGTLDLMAKHVFGQDRKTRLRPSYFPFTEPSVEMDVSCFNCDGSGCSICKETGWIEILGAGMVHPNVLENAGVDPQVYGGFAFGVGLDRLAILKYGIDDIRDFYTNDVRFLEQFHKEER, from the coding sequence ATGGACTTATTTGATCGCCTAAAAGAATTGCGCGAATCTGGTCTTGCCGAAATTGACAAGGCAAAAAGCGAAGTAAAATTAAATGAAGTTCGGGTGAACTTGGTTGGCCGCAAAGGTGAATTGACTGAGATTTTGCACTCGATGAAGGATGTTGCACCTGAAAATCGTCGCGAAATTGGGCAACGGGTAAATCAGTTGCGAGATTTGTTTAATGATCGGCTTGATGATGCTAAGAGTGAGCTTGTAAAAGATCTAGTTGAGCAGCGTCTTAAAAAAGAAGCTATTGATGTTACTTTGCCTGGTAAGCAACCACATCTTGGTTCTCAACACCCAATTAACGTTGTGTTAGATGATTTAGAAAAGTATTTTATTGGTATGGGCTACGAAGTTGTCCAAGGACCAGAAATTGAAACAGATCATTATTGTTTTGAAATGATGAACTTGCCTAAGGATCACCCTGCTCGTGATATGCAAGATACTTTCTATGTTGATAGTGAAGATTTATTGCGTTCACAAACTTCTGGTGATCAAGCAAGAACTTTAGAAAAACATGATTTTGCTAAGGGCCCGTTAAAAATGGTTGGTCCAGGTAAGGTTTATCGGCGTGATGATGACGATGCTACGCATTCACATCAGTTCATGCAGATGGAAGGCTTAGTGGTTGATCGCAATATTACTATGGGTGATTTAAAAGGTACATTGGATTTAATGGCTAAGCATGTCTTTGGTCAAGACCGCAAAACGCGGCTGCGTCCGAGTTATTTTCCATTTACTGAACCATCAGTGGAAATGGACGTTTCTTGCTTTAACTGTGATGGCAGTGGTTGTTCAATTTGCAAGGAAACTGGTTGGATTGAAATCCTAGGTGCTGGAATGGTTCATCCTAATGTTTTAGAGAATGCCGGTGTTGATCCGCAAGTTTATGGCGGCTTTGCCTTTGGCGTCGGCTTAGATCGTTTGGCAATTTTGAAGTATGGGATCGACGATATTCGTGATTTCTATACTAATGACGTTCGTTTCTTAGAACAATTTCATAAGGAGGAAAGATAA
- the pheT gene encoding phenylalanine--tRNA ligase subunit beta: MLVSYNWLRDFINLDQDPKQLGEKITRTGVEVAEVKHPKTGLKNLVVGHILECEPIPGTHLNVTQVDVGQEQPRQIVCGAPNVAAGEDVIVALPGARIADNVKIKKGKMRGYESNGMICGLDEIGFADNLVPEKYTNGIYVFPSDADLKPGQDVYEPLGMDDYIFDFDITPNRADTLSMEGSAYEVGAIVGEPVKVEDVSLKTDGPDWTTDFTVDVDKQLAPKFYLRKVTGVKIADSPLWLQTRLWNAGIRPINNVVDVTNYIMLLTGQPMHTYDARAFKSNHLVVRQAEAGEKLTLLNNKTVDLDPKDIIITDGKTPVMMAGVMGGLNSEIEADTTDVILEAAIFDSTLIRKSALRHANRTEASSRYEKGINWDATQRALDMAALLLRNNASATVAEGVIKASDQVKEPTVIKTTISYINKVLGAQISADEMLHIFERLNFKAEVSGDELTVDVPARRWDVAIAADLVEEVGRLYGYDNLESTQPILAETHGGYSPFETAIRRIKQVAQGQGLNEAISYSLTSPEKAVSYTKEAKELVQVQWPLNSGRSTMRQNLLTGLVDAASYNMARKQTQLSLYEQGRVYDRDQGTYNETEHLAALYSGNIYFQNWQHDDEPIDFYYVKGQLTNLFVAIGLDPSQIEYRPEEIVGMHPTRTAGLYLGDHYIGMIGMIAPMATMKDKALNGAQLYGYELDLTEIIPLIINPKTVSKPAPKFPEVERDLSILVEKSVTDQAVEEIINANGGKYLHSLRVIDVYQGSHIDSDKKSLTYGLTFMNELDTLTDKVVNQAIEAITTSLENKIDAKIR; the protein is encoded by the coding sequence ATGTTAGTTTCCTATAATTGGTTGCGAGACTTTATTAATTTAGACCAAGATCCTAAGCAGTTAGGAGAAAAGATTACGCGCACTGGTGTAGAAGTTGCAGAAGTTAAACATCCTAAAACGGGACTGAAAAATCTTGTTGTTGGCCATATTCTTGAATGCGAACCAATTCCTGGAACCCATCTAAATGTCACGCAAGTTGATGTTGGCCAAGAGCAGCCGAGGCAGATAGTTTGTGGGGCACCTAACGTTGCTGCAGGTGAAGATGTTATCGTGGCTTTGCCTGGTGCGCGGATTGCTGATAATGTCAAAATAAAAAAAGGCAAAATGCGTGGCTATGAGTCAAATGGTATGATTTGTGGATTGGACGAAATAGGATTCGCCGATAACTTGGTTCCTGAAAAATACACTAATGGAATTTATGTTTTTCCAAGTGATGCTGATTTAAAGCCGGGTCAAGATGTCTATGAGCCATTAGGGATGGACGATTATATTTTTGATTTTGATATTACGCCTAACCGGGCTGATACCTTGTCAATGGAAGGTTCAGCTTATGAGGTTGGAGCAATTGTTGGTGAACCAGTCAAAGTTGAAGATGTTAGCTTAAAAACGGATGGTCCTGATTGGACTACTGATTTTACAGTTGATGTCGATAAGCAGTTAGCTCCCAAATTTTATTTACGTAAAGTTACAGGTGTAAAAATCGCGGATAGTCCGTTGTGGCTGCAAACACGCTTATGGAATGCTGGTATTCGGCCAATTAATAACGTGGTTGATGTTACTAACTACATTATGCTGTTAACTGGGCAACCAATGCATACTTATGATGCTCGTGCTTTTAAGAGTAATCACTTAGTTGTTAGACAGGCCGAGGCTGGAGAAAAGTTGACACTGTTAAATAATAAAACCGTTGATTTAGACCCCAAAGATATTATTATTACTGATGGAAAAACTCCAGTAATGATGGCTGGTGTAATGGGCGGACTTAATTCTGAGATTGAGGCCGATACTACCGATGTTATTTTAGAAGCTGCTATTTTTGACTCAACTTTAATCAGAAAATCAGCTTTGCGGCATGCTAATCGGACTGAGGCTTCTAGCCGTTATGAAAAAGGTATCAATTGGGATGCAACGCAGCGAGCACTTGATATGGCAGCACTCTTGTTGCGCAACAATGCTTCAGCAACTGTTGCCGAAGGTGTAATTAAGGCAAGTGACCAAGTAAAAGAACCGACTGTTATTAAGACCACTATTTCTTATATTAATAAGGTTCTAGGCGCGCAAATTTCTGCTGATGAAATGCTTCATATTTTTGAACGTTTGAATTTTAAGGCTGAAGTATCTGGAGATGAGTTAACTGTCGATGTACCGGCTAGACGCTGGGATGTGGCAATTGCAGCCGATTTAGTTGAAGAAGTGGGTCGTTTGTATGGCTACGATAATTTGGAATCAACCCAGCCAATTTTAGCTGAAACTCACGGTGGTTATTCTCCGTTTGAAACAGCTATTAGACGAATTAAGCAAGTTGCTCAAGGTCAAGGACTTAATGAGGCTATTTCTTATTCACTAACTTCTCCTGAAAAGGCAGTTTCGTACACTAAAGAAGCTAAAGAATTAGTACAGGTACAGTGGCCGCTAAATTCTGGTCGATCAACAATGCGGCAAAACTTATTAACTGGATTGGTTGATGCAGCCAGTTATAATATGGCACGTAAGCAAACCCAACTTAGTTTATATGAGCAAGGACGAGTTTATGATCGTGACCAGGGTACTTATAATGAAACTGAACATTTGGCTGCCTTATACTCAGGTAATATTTATTTCCAAAACTGGCAACATGATGATGAGCCAATCGACTTTTACTATGTCAAAGGCCAACTGACCAATCTGTTTGTTGCAATTGGCTTAGATCCTAGTCAAATTGAATATCGACCTGAAGAAATTGTTGGGATGCATCCAACGCGAACTGCTGGATTATATCTCGGTGACCACTATATCGGGATGATCGGAATGATTGCCCCAATGGCAACAATGAAGGATAAGGCATTAAATGGTGCGCAACTTTATGGTTATGAACTTGATTTAACGGAAATAATTCCACTGATTATTAATCCAAAAACTGTTTCTAAACCAGCACCTAAATTCCCAGAAGTTGAACGTGATTTATCAATTTTAGTAGAAAAATCAGTTACTGATCAGGCAGTTGAAGAGATTATTAATGCAAATGGCGGCAAGTATTTACATAGTTTACGAGTAATTGACGTTTACCAAGGTTCACATATTGATAGCGATAAGAAGAGTTTGACTTATGGATTGACCTTTATGAATGAGTTAGATACGTTGACTGATAAGGTCGTTAATCAAGCAATAGAGGCAATTACGACTAGTTTAGAAAATAAAATTGATGCAAAGATACGCTAA
- a CDS encoding helix-turn-helix domain-containing protein, with amino-acid sequence MAAGVKSRVPGCGAASYESCQHFINAFSIIGKKWNGLIICSLCDKEFLRFKDLASRVSACSDRVLVERLKELEQEQIVKRRVDEKTKIISYGLTEKGAELKPVFDQIHDWADKWV; translated from the coding sequence ATGGCTGCTGGAGTTAAGAGTAGAGTACCTGGCTGCGGTGCGGCTAGTTACGAATCATGTCAGCATTTTATTAATGCGTTTTCAATTATTGGCAAAAAATGGAATGGATTAATTATTTGTTCTTTGTGTGACAAGGAATTTTTGCGTTTTAAAGACCTAGCTAGTCGAGTAAGTGCTTGTTCTGATCGGGTACTAGTAGAGCGTTTGAAGGAATTAGAGCAAGAGCAGATTGTTAAGCGGCGAGTTGATGAAAAAACCAAAATTATCTCGTATGGCTTGACTGAAAAAGGTGCAGAACTCAAGCCCGTGTTTGATCAAATTCATGATTGGGCAGATAAATGGGTTTAA
- the greA gene encoding transcription elongation factor GreA, with protein sequence MPEKTYPMTAEGKAKLEAELRSLKLEKRPQVIERLKVARSYGDLSENSEYDAAKDEQSHLEDRIKVVEHMLKYANVVDATATDPDEVAIGKTVTYTEVGEDDSETYTIVGSDESDPLNGKISNDSPIAQSILGKKKGDKVTITTPGGKFDAVIDQVEE encoded by the coding sequence ATGCCTGAAAAAACATATCCGATGACTGCGGAAGGCAAAGCAAAGCTTGAAGCGGAATTAAGAAGTCTAAAACTTGAAAAACGTCCACAAGTAATTGAACGACTGAAGGTCGCACGTTCTTATGGTGATTTATCCGAGAACTCTGAGTATGATGCTGCTAAAGATGAACAAAGTCACCTAGAAGATCGCATCAAGGTGGTTGAGCATATGCTTAAATATGCCAATGTTGTTGACGCAACTGCCACTGATCCTGATGAGGTAGCGATTGGTAAAACGGTTACTTATACCGAAGTTGGTGAAGACGATTCAGAAACTTATACAATTGTTGGTAGTGATGAATCTGACCCATTAAATGGCAAGATATCGAATGATTCTCCAATTGCTCAATCGATTTTGGGTAAGAAAAAAGGGGATAAAGTCACAATTACTACACCAGGTGGTAAGTTTGATGCAGTTATTGACCAAGTTGAAGAATAG
- a CDS encoding acylphosphatase, with product MRFLKQFNHSQVKNKIATPQETWQLTVFGRVQGVGFRWSVQTLADQMQLRGTVKNNSDQTVTIVIQASLALVNEFCAALPHNISQFAKISKIKKEKLVNVGKMQGFHVLY from the coding sequence ATGCGCTTTTTAAAGCAATTTAACCATTCACAAGTAAAAAATAAGATTGCCACACCCCAAGAAACTTGGCAACTAACTGTTTTTGGCAGAGTTCAAGGGGTTGGTTTTCGCTGGAGCGTCCAAACCTTAGCTGACCAAATGCAACTACGCGGAACTGTCAAAAATAATTCTGATCAAACCGTCACAATCGTAATACAAGCAAGCCTTGCTTTAGTCAATGAATTTTGCGCTGCTCTGCCACACAATATCTCACAATTTGCTAAAATTTCCAAGATAAAAAAAGAAAAACTGGTAAATGTAGGCAAAATGCAAGGATTTCATGTATTATATTAG
- a CDS encoding BadF/BadG/BcrA/BcrD ATPase family protein has product MTLKYQIGVDAGGTHTIAIAYDTTGQELEQIETGPGQLNTDYEDAINNITSAINQLLNQIDGDCQRVLCGMAGLSVIGNAPQVAAEISSKIGNLPTRAVTDSLLALYNGLKGEDGGLVIAGTGSVFNGLQKGHIITTGGYGAVLGDEGSGYAITLAALKAALLSWDKREENALIQLFNQLFDVENLVDATAKFYQMSNPEVASMAVDVAKLADQGNPAATAVIKQQSQLLARDIIIGMDRYEDPKPMTVALTGSVLANNQMLRNFLENEVWKKYPKAKFTVSNGENARGVIYDKSNDYRHFTS; this is encoded by the coding sequence ATGACACTAAAATACCAAATTGGCGTAGATGCTGGTGGAACCCACACCATTGCAATTGCCTATGACACAACTGGACAAGAACTTGAACAAATTGAAACTGGACCGGGGCAACTAAATACCGACTATGAGGACGCAATTAACAACATTACTAGCGCAATTAACCAGCTTTTAAATCAAATTGATGGTGACTGTCAACGTGTACTATGCGGAATGGCTGGATTATCAGTAATCGGAAATGCTCCTCAAGTAGCAGCAGAAATTTCTAGTAAGATTGGCAACTTGCCAACTAGAGCAGTCACCGACTCATTATTGGCACTTTACAATGGACTTAAAGGTGAAGACGGCGGATTAGTGATTGCTGGAACTGGATCAGTTTTTAACGGTTTACAAAAAGGCCATATTATTACTACTGGTGGCTATGGCGCAGTTTTGGGTGATGAAGGATCCGGCTATGCGATTACTTTAGCTGCACTCAAGGCCGCACTGCTTAGTTGGGACAAGCGTGAAGAAAATGCCTTAATTCAGCTATTCAATCAATTATTTGATGTCGAAAATTTAGTTGATGCCACTGCCAAATTTTACCAAATGAGTAACCCTGAAGTTGCCTCAATGGCCGTTGACGTTGCCAAGTTAGCTGATCAAGGTAATCCTGCCGCAACTGCTGTGATTAAGCAGCAATCCCAACTCTTAGCACGAGATATTATTATTGGTATGGATCGCTATGAAGACCCTAAGCCAATGACAGTAGCTCTGACCGGATCTGTCTTAGCTAATAATCAAATGTTACGTAATTTTTTAGAAAATGAAGTCTGGAAAAAATATCCCAAGGCAAAATTTACGGTTTCTAACGGTGAAAATGCCCGTGGTGTTATTTATGACAAAAGTAATGATTATCGTCATTTCACAAGTTAG
- a CDS encoding RNA methyltransferase — translation MEQISSVNNQLVKDLAKLKQKKYREQAGLYLIEGFHLIAEALKSKRKYVYLLGTSEALDQVAKTTDIDISNKNVYLINNAIVRHLTSTQNSQGIFMVLKISQPKNYAFSYGKWVLLDGLADPGNVGTIIRTADAAGFDGVVLAPNCVDLYNPKTQRAMQGSQFHLSLIVQDLLETIGILENNAIPVYASMLDQTAKKLADFNPQPQLGLVIGNEAHGVSEPVANYCNEKLYIPIKGQAESLNAAVAAGIMIYHFA, via the coding sequence ATGGAACAAATTAGTTCAGTTAATAACCAGTTGGTTAAAGATTTAGCCAAATTGAAGCAAAAAAAGTATCGTGAACAAGCAGGACTTTATTTAATTGAAGGCTTTCATTTGATTGCAGAAGCACTTAAGTCTAAGCGAAAGTATGTTTATCTGCTTGGTACTAGCGAAGCTCTCGATCAGGTAGCAAAAACTACCGATATCGATATATCTAACAAAAATGTTTATTTAATCAATAATGCAATCGTGCGGCATTTGACAAGTACACAAAATTCACAGGGGATTTTTATGGTTTTAAAAATCTCGCAACCTAAAAATTATGCTTTTAGCTATGGCAAATGGGTTTTGCTTGATGGCCTGGCTGACCCAGGTAATGTCGGCACAATTATTCGGACAGCAGACGCAGCGGGGTTTGACGGGGTGGTTTTGGCACCCAATTGTGTTGATCTATATAATCCCAAAACGCAAAGAGCAATGCAAGGTAGCCAATTTCACCTTAGTTTGATTGTGCAGGATTTGCTTGAAACAATTGGAATTTTAGAAAATAATGCGATTCCTGTTTATGCTAGTATGCTTGATCAAACTGCTAAGAAACTGGCAGACTTTAACCCGCAACCGCAATTAGGTTTAGTAATTGGCAATGAGGCTCATGGGGTAAGTGAGCCAGTTGCCAATTACTGTAATGAAAAATTGTATATTCCAATTAAGGGACAAGCAGAATCATTGAACGCTGCAGTTGCTGCTGGAATCATGATTTATCATTTTGCTTAG
- the yidC gene encoding membrane protein insertase YidC — MKKFRKYFELIVLGLAVMLILTGCAQNSSAVNTPPSGGFYGWIYNWIGQPLQNIMLRCSELIGGANGAGWAIILMTFIVRMVLLPLMLNQQKKSTLQQEKMTRVQPQMQLIQKTMKRKDLNQDQQMTLANWQRELYSKNNLSMTGGMGCLPLIIQFPIMIGIYQAVMYSKTLANSNFFGISLSSRSIPVTIAATLFAFIQSYLSTVGVPKQQKKQMQSMLLMNPIMTMFISMSVSGSVALYWAAGNLFSVIQQIIVTFIITPKVKRNVDEELKNKPIKEIVTQAGIDELLSQNTKQTAANPKTQKMHEDLRNRNQGKQHKH; from the coding sequence ATGAAAAAATTTCGTAAATATTTCGAATTAATAGTACTTGGATTGGCAGTAATGTTGATCCTTACTGGTTGTGCTCAGAACAGCTCTGCAGTTAATACTCCACCCTCAGGTGGTTTCTATGGCTGGATTTACAACTGGATTGGGCAACCATTGCAAAATATCATGCTACGTTGTTCTGAATTAATTGGTGGAGCAAATGGAGCAGGCTGGGCAATCATTTTAATGACTTTCATTGTCAGAATGGTACTTTTGCCATTAATGCTGAATCAGCAGAAAAAATCGACATTGCAGCAAGAAAAGATGACTCGCGTTCAACCACAAATGCAATTGATCCAAAAAACTATGAAACGTAAAGATCTAAATCAAGATCAACAAATGACTCTAGCAAATTGGCAGCGAGAACTATATTCAAAAAATAATTTATCAATGACCGGTGGAATGGGTTGTCTACCGTTGATTATTCAGTTTCCAATCATGATTGGTATCTATCAAGCCGTAATGTATTCTAAGACCTTGGCTAATTCCAACTTTTTCGGAATTTCTTTAAGTAGTAGGTCTATTCCTGTAACCATTGCCGCAACACTGTTTGCTTTTATTCAAAGTTATTTATCCACTGTTGGCGTACCTAAGCAGCAGAAGAAACAAATGCAATCAATGTTACTAATGAACCCAATTATGACAATGTTCATCTCAATGTCAGTATCCGGATCTGTAGCACTTTATTGGGCTGCTGGTAACCTCTTCTCCGTCATTCAACAAATAATTGTAACTTTTATAATTACTCCTAAAGTTAAAAGAAATGTTGACGAAGAACTTAAAAATAAGCCAATTAAAGAGATTGTAACTCAAGCCGGAATAGATGAACTGCTAAGCCAAAATACCAAGCAAACAGCGGCTAATCCAAAAACTCAAAAAATGCACGAAGATTTGCGTAATCGCAATCAAGGAAAGCAGCATAAGCATTAA